A section of the Marinoscillum sp. 108 genome encodes:
- a CDS encoding serine hydrolase has product MRKHFAPLFILLIIFTSCNDQKVAENASPNDLPRSTPEAEGISSLAISTLIDSMNQSNLGFHSIMIIRHGQVVAEGWWNPYREELKHSLYSLSKSFTSTAVGLAVQEGLLTVNDPVISFFPNDLPAEVSDRLASMTIKNLLTMNTGHSQGTLNTMRNDSTGNWPKAFLAQPLTHEPGTHFFYNTGATYMLSNIIQQKTGLTVQAYLTPRLFEPLGITGMDWEVDPKGVNVGGYGLRVKTEDIAKLGLLYLNKGEWKGEQLLSADWVEEATSKQVTSQEGDNDWSQGYGYQFWRCKPAGLYRGDGAFGQYCIVMPEQDAVVAITSETFDMQACMTLIWKYLLPEMKPDELDEDPETWNALQSKMKALSLPVPTYSTSSPMTSLLQGKVIALEPNEFDIESLAFTFGVNDVSMDIYRPYGQSTMILGVNEWQSSALDRYNLFERPDQQPIRSVTAGTLGWKDSKTMVINVRYLEMAHGDEITLSFDEDGKVTLSFLGSVAAGRQDGSENRTPITGVIQQQETL; this is encoded by the coding sequence ATGCGAAAACACTTTGCCCCTCTTTTCATTCTCCTGATAATCTTCACCAGCTGCAATGATCAAAAAGTAGCAGAGAATGCTTCACCTAATGATCTACCCAGGAGCACTCCTGAGGCTGAGGGCATCTCTTCTCTGGCCATTAGTACCTTAATAGATTCGATGAATCAGAGTAATCTGGGTTTCCACAGCATCATGATCATTCGGCATGGGCAAGTGGTAGCAGAAGGTTGGTGGAACCCTTACCGGGAAGAGCTGAAGCATTCACTCTATTCATTGAGTAAAAGTTTTACCTCCACAGCCGTTGGCCTTGCGGTGCAGGAAGGCCTGCTTACGGTAAACGATCCGGTGATTTCCTTCTTCCCCAATGACTTACCAGCAGAGGTATCTGACCGCCTGGCATCCATGACCATCAAGAACCTGCTAACCATGAATACCGGCCACTCTCAAGGTACGCTGAATACCATGCGAAACGACTCCACCGGTAACTGGCCGAAGGCCTTTTTGGCTCAGCCTCTCACTCACGAACCGGGCACTCATTTTTTTTACAACACCGGAGCCACCTATATGCTCTCCAATATTATTCAGCAGAAAACAGGGCTGACAGTGCAGGCCTACCTGACTCCACGTTTGTTTGAGCCACTGGGCATCACAGGCATGGACTGGGAGGTGGATCCAAAAGGTGTGAACGTGGGCGGATATGGCCTGAGGGTAAAAACCGAAGACATTGCCAAACTGGGGCTCCTATACCTGAACAAGGGTGAATGGAAAGGTGAGCAGCTGTTGTCGGCAGACTGGGTGGAAGAAGCCACCAGCAAGCAAGTAACTTCTCAGGAGGGGGATAACGACTGGTCGCAGGGCTATGGCTACCAGTTTTGGCGATGCAAACCGGCCGGGCTCTATCGCGGAGATGGTGCCTTTGGCCAATACTGCATTGTGATGCCTGAACAAGATGCCGTGGTGGCCATCACCAGTGAAACCTTTGATATGCAAGCCTGCATGACCCTGATCTGGAAATACCTCCTTCCGGAAATGAAACCTGACGAACTGGATGAAGATCCCGAGACCTGGAATGCCCTCCAGTCAAAAATGAAAGCACTCTCCCTACCGGTGCCCACTTACAGCACCTCCTCCCCCATGACAAGCCTGCTTCAGGGAAAAGTGATCGCACTTGAACCCAATGAATTTGACATTGAATCGCTGGCTTTCACTTTTGGTGTGAATGACGTCTCTATGGATATCTACCGGCCCTACGGCCAAAGCACCATGATCCTGGGGGTAAATGAATGGCAATCGAGTGCGTTAGACAGGTACAACCTCTTTGAGCGCCCGGATCAGCAACCCATCAGGTCTGTCACAGCCGGCACTCTGGGCTGGAAAGACAGCAAAACCATGGTGATCAATGTCCGATATCTGGAAATGGCCCACGGGGATGAGATCACTCTGAGCTTTGATGAGGATGGAAAAGTGACCCTCTCCTTTCTGGGGAGTGTGGCCGCAGGGCGACAGGACGGCTCAGAAAATAGAACGCCCATCACGGGTGTAATACAACAACAAGAAACGCTATAA
- a CDS encoding ABC transporter permease — protein MLRNYYITALRNLLKHKSYFILNMGGLAIGITSFIFISLYIINELSYDRFHSQHENTYRVQVRGQMMGQNLNMAVTASPMAQALLQDYPEVTKVTQVKESGAWFIGQGNKKFNEDGVLFADSSFFDVFDFPLIEGDPKTALVKPRSMVLTETFAKKYFGNEPALGKRITVEQDTIFYEVTGVMADVPDNSHIKFDMLGSRSTYKVWDNNHWVSHNEYTYIVLNENADHKAFEGKLDEVVKKYVGPQIAQYLGTTMEAWESAGNSFGYYLMPITDIHLRSNVEDELEVNSHISYIYIYTLIAFILLFIAIINFVNLATAQSAARSKEVGIRKVMGSDRQALIYQFIFESILIAIAATLIAALLVALLTGQFENLINKELAISLTSSYLSIFILLGLAIVIGVMAGFYPAFVLAGFRPAEVLKGRVKAGAKTGWLRNLLVVIQFTASIVIIIGTMVVYRQIDFMLNKNLGFDKEQTLVIRRPDVLRQNLETCKTELLKNPNILAVANATSLPGKDRYNNNAHMTEDSPDSPYLLMENSVSFGYAELMGLELVAGRLLSRQYASDSTAVVINETAARTLGYSVEEAVGKSFIDKDRDGTIRRMPIIGVVKDYNIQSLHRPIEPTMLRLMHGNWEGFMLVKVSNTQNIRETLAYMEETWFKYSYNKPFQYFFFDDDYADLYKSESTTGRVFLVFAGLSICIACLGLIGLITYTTSIRKKEIGIRKVLGAGTTTLVTLLSSEFVKLIVISTLISWPVAYFAINYWLQNFADRLTITPWVFVFSTLVVVVIGSLAISFQTIKASLSNPIDSLRQE, from the coding sequence ATGCTACGAAACTATTACATCACTGCGCTCAGAAACCTCCTCAAACACAAGAGCTACTTTATCCTCAACATGGGTGGGCTGGCCATTGGTATCACCAGCTTTATCTTCATCTCCCTCTACATCATCAATGAGCTGAGCTACGACCGTTTTCATTCGCAGCATGAAAACACCTATCGGGTGCAGGTGCGCGGACAGATGATGGGCCAAAACCTGAACATGGCCGTCACGGCATCACCCATGGCGCAGGCCCTCCTGCAAGACTATCCGGAAGTTACCAAAGTAACCCAGGTGAAGGAGAGCGGAGCCTGGTTCATTGGTCAGGGCAATAAAAAATTCAATGAAGATGGAGTGCTCTTTGCCGACTCCTCTTTCTTTGATGTGTTTGACTTCCCACTAATCGAAGGGGACCCAAAAACGGCCCTGGTAAAGCCCCGATCTATGGTGCTGACAGAGACCTTCGCCAAAAAATACTTTGGCAACGAACCCGCCCTGGGCAAAAGGATCACCGTAGAGCAAGACACGATCTTCTATGAAGTGACTGGTGTGATGGCCGATGTACCGGACAATTCACACATTAAGTTTGACATGCTGGGCTCCCGAAGCACTTACAAAGTATGGGACAACAACCATTGGGTGAGTCACAATGAGTACACCTACATCGTACTGAATGAAAATGCAGACCATAAAGCCTTTGAAGGCAAACTGGATGAGGTGGTCAAAAAATACGTGGGTCCACAGATTGCACAGTACCTGGGTACTACCATGGAAGCCTGGGAGAGTGCCGGTAATTCTTTTGGTTATTACCTGATGCCCATTACAGACATTCATCTTCGCTCCAATGTGGAAGATGAGTTAGAAGTCAACAGTCACATCTCCTACATTTATATCTACACCCTCATTGCCTTTATTCTGCTCTTCATCGCCATTATCAACTTCGTGAACCTGGCTACGGCACAGTCCGCTGCCCGGTCCAAGGAAGTGGGCATCCGAAAGGTCATGGGGTCAGACCGACAAGCACTCATCTATCAGTTCATTTTTGAGTCGATCCTTATTGCCATAGCTGCCACCCTGATCGCCGCACTCCTGGTTGCACTGCTCACCGGGCAGTTTGAAAACCTCATCAACAAAGAACTGGCGATTAGCCTCACCTCCAGTTACTTGAGCATTTTCATCCTATTGGGGCTGGCCATTGTCATAGGTGTGATGGCAGGCTTTTATCCGGCCTTTGTGCTGGCGGGCTTTCGTCCGGCTGAGGTGCTCAAAGGCCGTGTGAAAGCTGGGGCCAAAACCGGCTGGCTGCGAAACCTGCTGGTGGTCATTCAATTCACAGCGTCCATTGTGATCATCATTGGCACCATGGTCGTCTACCGTCAGATTGATTTTATGCTGAACAAAAACCTCGGCTTTGACAAAGAGCAAACCCTGGTGATCAGAAGGCCAGATGTACTGCGCCAAAACCTGGAAACCTGCAAAACCGAACTCCTCAAAAACCCTAACATTTTGGCGGTAGCCAATGCCACCTCACTCCCAGGCAAAGACCGCTACAACAACAACGCCCACATGACCGAAGACAGTCCGGACTCCCCCTACCTGCTGATGGAAAACTCCGTAAGCTTTGGGTATGCAGAACTGATGGGTCTGGAACTGGTGGCAGGTCGCCTGCTCTCCCGACAGTATGCTTCTGACTCTACGGCCGTGGTGATCAACGAGACCGCTGCGCGTACCCTGGGCTATAGTGTGGAGGAAGCCGTAGGGAAAAGTTTTATTGATAAAGACCGGGATGGAACCATCCGGCGGATGCCCATCATCGGGGTGGTGAAGGACTACAACATCCAGTCGCTGCACCGACCCATAGAGCCTACCATGCTGCGCCTGATGCATGGCAACTGGGAAGGTTTTATGCTGGTGAAAGTCAGCAACACCCAAAATATCCGCGAGACCCTCGCCTACATGGAAGAGACCTGGTTTAAGTACTCCTACAACAAGCCCTTTCAGTATTTCTTTTTTGATGACGACTATGCCGACCTGTACAAATCAGAGTCTACCACCGGACGGGTATTTCTGGTATTTGCGGGACTGTCAATCTGTATCGCCTGTCTTGGGCTCATAGGCCTGATCACCTACACCACGTCCATTCGCAAAAAGGAAATAGGCATCCGCAAGGTGCTGGGTGCTGGTACCACCACCCTGGTGACCCTTCTTTCTAGCGAGTTTGTGAAACTGATCGTGATCTCTACGCTCATCTCGTGGCCAGTGGCCTATTTTGCCATTAACTACTGGCTGCAAAACTTTGCCGACCGGCTGACCATCACGCCCTGGGTTTTTGTGTTCTCCACCCTGGTGGTGGTAGTGATCGGGAGCCTGGCCATCAGCTTTCAGACCATCAAAGCCTCCCTGAGCAACCCGATAGACAGCCTGCGGCAGGAGTAG
- a CDS encoding PQQ-binding-like beta-propeller repeat protein produces MNRIAGTLIILISLLGAGCNDSATISSDPYKAWDNYLGDAGRTHYSSLTDINRENVTQLQKVWSYEPGDDDGKSYSQCNPLIIGRTLFAASSHFKVFALDAATGVEKWKFDPFEGTDKKDFARGLAAWTDGTQTRIIFTADKYLYALNAETGELVTSFGDGGRIDLTKGLDRDITGLAYQYHAPATVYKDLILMGSLTAETLPAAPGHIRGFDAVTGEQKWIFHTIPHPGEYGYDSWEDTTAYRFIGGANNWTGMTVDETRGILFVPTGSASYDFYGANRKGANLFANSLIALNANTGERIWHFQAVHHDIWDRDFPAPPTLVTVRKDGKSVDAVAQISKSGHVYVFNRETGESLFPIEEKPYPPSELPGEAAWPTQPLPTEPPPFSRQTLTEDDLNPYSNHKEELLTRIRGYQYGGQFIPPSTAGTLLYPGLDGGGEWGGAGYDPTTGILYVNGNEMAWIIKMIELDAEDQDPLTMGKNLYQANCMSCHGADLSGSTFHGAVPALTDVKSRMKPQEMAERIRKGKGSMPAFSYLEEDQVTALIDYLLNWTGDQEEVESNGTKNLEALQYRMEGYQRFVDRDGYPAVKPPWGHLNAIDLNDGTIKWKVPLGEFEELTARGIPKTGTENYGGPVVTAGGLIFIAGTKDPFIRAFDKETGAELWKGRLPRPGLATPATYEVDGRQYVVVAASGGKDTPEKGDEYVAFALPEVE; encoded by the coding sequence ATGAACCGAATAGCGGGAACTTTAATCATCCTGATTTCCCTTTTGGGAGCGGGCTGCAATGACAGTGCTACCATTTCCAGTGATCCGTACAAAGCGTGGGATAACTACCTGGGGGATGCAGGACGAACGCACTATTCTTCCCTTACAGACATCAACCGCGAAAATGTCACGCAGCTACAAAAAGTATGGAGCTACGAGCCTGGAGATGATGACGGCAAGAGCTATAGCCAATGCAACCCACTGATCATTGGGCGTACACTCTTTGCTGCCTCTTCACATTTCAAGGTCTTTGCGTTGGACGCGGCCACGGGAGTAGAGAAATGGAAGTTTGATCCCTTCGAAGGAACCGATAAAAAGGATTTTGCCCGTGGGCTGGCAGCCTGGACGGATGGTACGCAAACACGCATCATCTTCACCGCTGATAAGTACCTCTATGCCCTGAACGCCGAGACGGGTGAACTAGTCACCTCATTTGGTGATGGTGGAAGGATTGATCTGACCAAAGGACTCGATAGGGACATTACTGGTCTTGCTTACCAGTACCACGCCCCGGCTACAGTGTATAAAGACCTTATCCTCATGGGCTCCCTCACAGCGGAAACATTGCCGGCTGCTCCAGGTCACATCAGGGGGTTTGATGCGGTGACTGGCGAGCAGAAATGGATTTTTCATACCATTCCACACCCAGGAGAATATGGCTATGATTCATGGGAAGATACAACTGCTTATCGATTTATCGGTGGAGCCAATAACTGGACGGGCATGACAGTGGATGAAACCCGTGGTATATTGTTTGTGCCCACAGGATCGGCCTCTTATGATTTTTATGGAGCCAATAGGAAGGGAGCTAACCTGTTTGCCAATAGCCTCATTGCCCTCAATGCCAATACCGGTGAGCGCATCTGGCATTTTCAGGCTGTACATCATGATATATGGGACCGTGATTTTCCGGCACCGCCTACTTTGGTCACCGTAAGAAAGGATGGAAAATCAGTAGATGCAGTGGCTCAGATTTCCAAGTCCGGGCACGTGTATGTTTTTAATAGAGAGACGGGTGAGTCACTTTTCCCAATTGAGGAAAAGCCCTATCCACCCTCAGAGCTCCCCGGAGAGGCGGCCTGGCCTACACAACCCCTGCCGACTGAACCGCCGCCATTCTCCAGACAAACATTGACGGAGGATGATTTAAATCCTTATTCGAACCATAAAGAGGAGTTGCTTACCCGGATCAGAGGATATCAGTATGGAGGCCAGTTTATTCCACCAAGCACAGCCGGCACACTCCTCTATCCCGGGTTGGATGGAGGTGGAGAATGGGGTGGCGCAGGTTATGATCCTACCACCGGGATACTCTATGTCAATGGGAATGAAATGGCCTGGATCATCAAGATGATTGAGCTGGACGCTGAGGATCAGGATCCACTTACCATGGGTAAGAATCTGTATCAGGCCAATTGTATGAGTTGCCATGGAGCAGATCTGAGTGGCTCTACCTTTCACGGGGCTGTGCCCGCACTCACCGATGTGAAGTCTCGAATGAAACCTCAGGAGATGGCTGAGAGAATCCGCAAAGGGAAAGGTAGTATGCCCGCATTCAGCTATCTGGAAGAGGATCAGGTCACAGCCCTGATAGACTATCTGCTCAATTGGACCGGCGACCAGGAGGAGGTGGAATCCAATGGCACGAAGAATCTGGAAGCTTTGCAGTATCGCATGGAAGGCTATCAGCGCTTTGTGGACCGTGATGGGTATCCGGCGGTAAAGCCTCCTTGGGGACACTTGAATGCCATAGATCTGAATGATGGGACCATCAAATGGAAAGTGCCATTGGGAGAGTTTGAGGAGTTGACTGCACGGGGAATCCCGAAAACTGGAACCGAAAATTATGGAGGACCCGTGGTGACGGCCGGAGGGTTGATTTTTATTGCCGGAACCAAAGATCCTTTTATCAGGGCATTTGATAAGGAAACCGGTGCCGAACTCTGGAAGGGAAGACTGCCCCGACCCGGACTGGCCACACCCGCCACCTATGAGGTGGATGGCCGACAGTATGTGGTAGTGGCGGCCAGTGGTGGTAAGGACACTCCAGAGAAAGGGGATGAGTATGTGGCGTTTGCTCTGCCAGAGGTCGAGTAA
- a CDS encoding polysaccharide deacetylase family protein produces MKNTFLISLLLVGIHLQCTEAQTIQERLGYNKNTKLLIVHADDLGVSHSENMASFEAIEKGMVTSASILVPAPWFSEVAAYAQSNPDVDFGIHLCLNSEWKHYKWGAVSDPSQVASLLETSGFFPDNGQWVAENADIQEMEQEMRAQIDRAIASGITPTHIDAHMMTAYRRADFVQVLLKISQEYKLPIGVDVKKLKARYPELDFPEMVSLDKLYGAGPEDYEKSLAEYYTTVLRGLSPGLNEILVHTAYDDAEMQAITVDHTNWGSDWRQQDFDFFTSDTCKAILKEENIQLITWKAVQDQLMK; encoded by the coding sequence ATGAAAAACACATTTTTGATCAGTCTCCTGCTGGTGGGCATCCACCTGCAATGCACAGAGGCCCAGACCATCCAGGAGCGGTTGGGGTACAACAAAAACACCAAACTACTGATTGTACACGCAGACGATCTGGGTGTCTCCCATTCTGAAAACATGGCCTCCTTTGAAGCCATTGAAAAAGGAATGGTCACCTCCGCAAGCATTTTGGTGCCCGCGCCATGGTTTTCAGAAGTAGCAGCCTACGCCCAGTCCAATCCAGATGTGGATTTTGGCATTCACCTGTGTCTCAACAGCGAATGGAAACACTACAAATGGGGAGCCGTGAGTGATCCATCTCAAGTCGCTTCCCTGCTTGAAACAAGCGGCTTCTTCCCTGACAATGGACAATGGGTCGCCGAAAATGCTGACATCCAGGAAATGGAGCAGGAAATGAGGGCTCAAATAGACCGGGCCATCGCTTCTGGCATCACGCCCACGCACATAGACGCACACATGATGACGGCCTACCGCCGTGCAGATTTCGTGCAGGTTCTTTTAAAAATCAGTCAGGAATATAAGCTCCCGATCGGGGTGGATGTGAAGAAACTGAAAGCACGCTACCCGGAGCTGGACTTTCCCGAAATGGTATCACTGGACAAACTCTATGGTGCCGGGCCCGAAGACTATGAAAAAAGCCTGGCAGAATACTATACTACCGTGTTGCGGGGGCTCTCTCCAGGACTGAACGAGATCCTCGTGCACACGGCCTATGATGATGCTGAAATGCAGGCCATCACCGTGGATCATACCAACTGGGGATCCGATTGGCGCCAGCAGGACTTTGACTTTTTCACCAGTGATACTTGTAAAGCAATCCTGAAAGAAGAAAACATCCAGCTGATCACCTGGAAAGCAGTGCAAGATCAACTGATGAAATAG
- a CDS encoding HNH endonuclease yields the protein MVNGVFWRDLTTSIPFLKMTFSEIDKLKETNYTLIAQPELNYWFAISSKKLIDHFIKSFGDDFNLILYSSKEKDTDYYVLPFKVIKGLFKEEFYSNDKKTTYTGKRWVGTIKDHLLKVTNNPTTIDIKEYFANPYFFQSKGPDESSNDYEIENKLQEINVRIKQSKFRQRVLANFNNSCCISNIKEQSLLIASHIIPWADKKETRLDPTNGLSLSVLYDKLFDKGFFTISDQLEIVTISDHTNLSKPLIDILNEINGKRISIPIREIKKDFLEYHRTKIFMERDKRTISIKSKQP from the coding sequence ATGGTTAATGGCGTATTTTGGAGGGATCTCACCACCTCTATCCCATTTTTAAAGATGACATTTAGTGAAATTGACAAATTAAAAGAAACCAACTACACCTTAATTGCTCAACCTGAACTTAATTATTGGTTTGCCATAAGTAGCAAAAAACTAATAGATCACTTTATAAAATCATTTGGAGATGACTTCAACCTGATTCTCTACTCCAGTAAAGAGAAAGACACCGATTACTATGTTTTACCATTTAAGGTAATCAAAGGCCTTTTTAAAGAAGAGTTTTATTCCAATGACAAAAAAACAACCTACACGGGTAAAAGATGGGTCGGAACCATAAAAGATCACCTTCTGAAAGTTACGAATAATCCAACAACGATAGATATTAAAGAGTACTTCGCAAATCCATATTTTTTCCAAAGCAAGGGGCCAGACGAGAGCTCAAATGATTACGAAATAGAAAATAAACTACAGGAAATTAATGTGCGCATAAAACAGTCTAAATTTAGGCAAAGGGTACTGGCCAATTTCAACAATTCCTGTTGTATATCGAATATCAAGGAACAATCCCTATTAATCGCAAGTCATATTATCCCTTGGGCTGACAAGAAAGAAACAAGACTTGACCCTACAAACGGACTTTCACTATCGGTCTTATACGACAAATTGTTTGACAAAGGGTTTTTTACAATTTCTGATCAACTCGAAATTGTAACCATCAGTGATCATACAAATCTCAGCAAACCACTTATTGACATCCTGAATGAAATAAATGGGAAACGAATTTCAATTCCGATTAGAGAAATAAAAAAGGACTTCTTAGAATACCATAGAACCAAGATTTTTATGGAAAGAGATAAAAGAACCATTTCTATTAAAAGTAAACAGCCATGA
- a CDS encoding dihydrofolate reductase family protein, with product MRQIVYYVASSIDGFISGPNEDIGGFVQSGNGVDQYRADLASYDTVIMGKNTYEFGYQYGLQPGQPAYPHMKHLIFSNTLTFESADPQVQVKNIDLAEIEKIQKEAGTDIYLCGGGVFAGWLLDHQKINILKLKLNPLILGQGIRIFGESTQKYGLVLLDTVPYENGLQIMTYRIDYENKI from the coding sequence ATGAGACAGATCGTTTATTACGTGGCCAGCTCCATAGACGGATTTATATCCGGCCCCAATGAAGACATTGGGGGTTTTGTACAAAGTGGTAACGGGGTGGATCAGTATCGGGCAGACCTGGCCAGCTATGATACGGTCATCATGGGCAAAAACACCTATGAATTCGGCTATCAGTATGGACTCCAGCCAGGGCAGCCGGCCTATCCCCATATGAAGCACCTGATCTTTTCAAATACCCTGACATTTGAAAGTGCAGATCCACAAGTGCAGGTGAAGAACATTGACCTGGCAGAGATTGAGAAAATACAGAAAGAGGCTGGTACGGACATTTATCTATGTGGAGGTGGAGTGTTTGCCGGTTGGCTTTTAGATCACCAAAAAATTAACATCCTCAAACTGAAGTTGAACCCATTAATTTTGGGACAGGGCATAAGGATTTTTGGTGAGTCCACTCAGAAGTACGGCCTGGTTCTCCTGGACACTGTGCCTTACGAAAATGGTCTGCAGATCATGACCTATCGCATTGATTACGAGAATAAAATATAA
- a CDS encoding YdeI family protein, with the protein MAKKESESLHVLSTQEWRDWLQQNHTKKQSVWLIQYKKNSDMPSVSWSEAVDEALCFGWIDSTRRPIDEEKYMQYFGKRKANSTWSKVNKEKVEKLIADGRMTSAGLESIKIAKQNGSWSILDTVEALIIPDDLEVAFKTTPGSKDFFLSLSKSAKKNILAWLVLAKRPETRLQRIKETVESAGRKLKPKPLR; encoded by the coding sequence ATGGCAAAAAAAGAAAGTGAGTCGCTCCATGTGCTGAGTACCCAGGAATGGAGAGATTGGCTCCAGCAAAATCACACCAAAAAACAATCTGTATGGCTCATTCAGTACAAGAAAAACTCCGACATGCCCTCCGTCTCGTGGAGTGAAGCCGTGGACGAAGCGCTTTGTTTTGGATGGATAGACAGCACCAGACGGCCGATAGACGAAGAAAAGTACATGCAGTACTTTGGCAAGCGAAAAGCCAATAGTACCTGGTCAAAAGTGAATAAAGAAAAGGTGGAAAAGCTGATCGCCGATGGCCGCATGACCAGTGCCGGACTGGAAAGCATCAAAATCGCCAAGCAAAATGGTTCGTGGAGTATTTTGGATACTGTGGAGGCCCTTATCATTCCTGATGACCTGGAGGTGGCATTCAAAACCACACCTGGCTCTAAGGACTTCTTTCTGAGTTTAAGCAAATCGGCAAAAAAGAACATCTTAGCATGGCTGGTGCTGGCCAAACGACCCGAGACCAGACTGCAAAGAATCAAAGAAACAGTGGAAAGTGCCGGGCGAAAGCTTAAGCCGAAACCATTGAGATAA
- a CDS encoding N(5)-(carboxyethyl)ornithine synthase, producing the protein MSMTDMGVIGTSKKADERRVPIHPEHLLRLPEEVRKHLIFEKGYGESFGIDDQEMASLSGGLASRKELLGEIGNVIIAKPVISDLQELREGGVIWGYPHCAQQSAITQCAIDRKLTLIAFEDMFVWSPAGLQGRHTFYKNNEMAGYCAVIHALQLKGIDGHYGNQRKVIIFSFGAVSRGAIYALKAHGFRDITICIQRPDHEVREEILDVNYTRIRKGRAGEPRMLLVEHDGSERPLSELIHESDIIINGTYQDTNDPIDFIIEEEQAILKKGCLIIDVSCDEGMGFYFAKPTTFKEPMFAVGSADYYAVDHTPSYLWESASRSISAALIVHLPTVLSGPAAWKANETIHQAINIDQGVIQKDSILRFQNRALPYPHLMG; encoded by the coding sequence ATGAGCATGACAGATATGGGTGTGATTGGCACCTCTAAAAAAGCCGATGAACGCAGGGTACCGATCCACCCGGAACATTTACTACGGTTACCGGAGGAAGTAAGAAAGCACCTCATTTTTGAAAAAGGCTATGGAGAGTCGTTTGGTATAGATGATCAGGAGATGGCGTCTCTTTCCGGAGGGCTCGCTTCCAGAAAGGAGCTACTAGGCGAAATAGGCAATGTGATAATAGCCAAGCCTGTGATCTCCGACTTGCAGGAACTACGTGAAGGAGGCGTGATCTGGGGATACCCGCATTGTGCACAGCAAAGCGCCATTACCCAGTGTGCCATCGATCGTAAGTTGACCCTGATTGCTTTCGAGGATATGTTTGTATGGTCGCCGGCAGGCCTGCAGGGGCGGCATACTTTTTACAAAAACAATGAAATGGCCGGCTACTGTGCGGTGATTCATGCCTTGCAGCTAAAAGGAATTGATGGACATTACGGCAATCAGCGGAAAGTGATCATTTTTAGCTTTGGGGCAGTAAGCCGCGGAGCCATCTATGCACTGAAGGCGCATGGCTTTAGGGACATCACCATTTGTATTCAGCGGCCTGACCATGAGGTGCGCGAGGAAATTCTGGATGTGAACTACACACGGATCAGGAAGGGGCGTGCAGGTGAGCCGCGCATGTTACTGGTGGAGCACGACGGCTCTGAACGGCCTTTGTCGGAGCTGATCCACGAATCAGATATCATCATCAATGGCACCTATCAGGACACCAATGACCCGATCGATTTTATCATTGAAGAGGAGCAAGCGATATTGAAGAAAGGGTGTCTGATCATAGACGTGAGCTGCGACGAGGGGATGGGCTTTTACTTTGCCAAACCTACCACTTTCAAAGAGCCGATGTTCGCAGTGGGTAGTGCGGATTACTATGCTGTAGACCATACTCCCAGCTATTTGTGGGAGAGTGCATCCAGGTCCATCTCTGCTGCGCTCATCGTACACCTCCCCACGGTGTTGAGCGGACCGGCTGCCTGGAAAGCCAATGAAACCATTCATCAGGCCATTAATATTGATCAGGGGGTGATCCAAAAAGATTCCATTCTCAGGTTTCAAAACCGGGCGCTTCCATATCCACATTTGATGGGTTGA